The stretch of DNA TTCTACGGAAGCGGCCTTTGATAAGAGGGCCCCGGTTTCATTTTTTATGCCCTCCTGGCCAAACTCTAGTGTGGATAGCGCTTCCACGGTTTGTTGTTCTACCTCGACTTTCATTGCTTCCTGACTAATCGGCAGCTGGACCGTAAAGGAGGAACCCTGACCTGGTGCACTTTCCAGGCTTATGCTTCCCCCCATAAGTGTGATCAGGTCTTTGGTAAGGGCCAGCCCGATTCCTGATCCGGTCCTGCTTATGTTGGAGCCCGGACCGCGATATTGGTATTTTTTTGTTTTAGTATCGGAATCTTCCTCTACCTGATAAAACCGGTCAAAAATGTAGGCTTGTTTTTCTTTGGGAATACCGGCGCCAGTATCAGTAACGTTTAGATACAAAACCTCCGCCATTTGCCCGGTCTCTCTTTCGATGGTGCGTTTTTCCAATATAAGGTAGACCTGGCCATTTTCCGGGGTGAATTTGATGGCGTTAGACAGGAGGTTGGAAATGATGCGCAGGAACTTTTCCTGATCGAAGTCCATAAAAAGCTCTCTTTCCTTTGGGATAAAATGCAAGTTTACCCCTTTCATTTCCGCCATCATCTCGTAGGATGCCATGATAAACCTGAGGTATTGGACCATGTCTCCCTGGACTAGCTCGAGCTTGAGCTTTCCCGACTCCAGTTTGCGCAGATCCAGTATCTGGTTGACCAGGTTGAGCAAGTTGAGGCTGTTGCGTTTGATCAATTCTTTTGTTTTTATGGGCTCAACAATCTGGTCAGCCATGCCGCTAATAACCGTCAGGGGGGTGCGGAATTCGTGGGTGATATTAGTGTACAATTCGTTCTTGAAGGCGTCGAGGGCCCTGAGGTTTTCCGTTTCCTGCTTTTGTAGTTGGCGCTGGAGTTGATAACGATACCAGCTATAGATTAGCCCGGCCATCAAGATTAAATAGCTGGTGTAGGCCCACCAGGTTTTCCACCAAGGAGGGAATACCCGGAGGGAGACCAATTTCATTTCCGGAGAAGTTCGCTGGTCTAGGCTTTTCCGTCTTACCGACAAGGTATATGTACCCGGCGCCAGATTGGTAAAGGTCATGATCTTTTCCCGCCCTATTTCTATCCATTGGTTGCTAAAATCGGATAAGCGGTATTCGTACTTATACCGGGTTCCGAAATCCCAACTCAAATCAGAAAAGGTGATTTCGATGATTCTATCCTGGTGGGTAAGCTTGAGCGGCGTCTCCTTCTCTTCCAGGTAATAGTGTTCATTAGTCCGATTTTCGGAATTAGAAATATTAAAAGTAGAAACAGTATGGATGTGAGGGTTGAACGGCGAGTCATTCTGTTGTGCTCCTTGGGGCTTGATCGCAACCACGCCTTCGACCGTTCCGAAAAGCAGTACGCCGGTTTGTCTGTCCAGGAAATGAGCTTTGGGAAGGAATCCCGATGATTGCAGACCATCGGAGGAGATGATCGGCTGAAAAACTGTTTTGGTCTGATCAGGAAGCTTGGTAGCCAGCCCGTCCTGTGTGCTTATCCAAAGCGTTCCCTGACGGTCTTCTAATATGGCGAAGATAGAATTATTGGGTAAGCCGTCGTTTTCGAAAAAACGTTCAAATTGTCCGGTTTGGCGGTTGAATTTGTTGAGTCCGACGCTCGTACCTATCCAAAGCGCTTTCTGCCGGTCTTCAAAAATGGACCATATCAGGTTATTGGAAAGTGAGGTAGGATCTGCAGGAACATGGAAAAAGTGCGTAAAGGTTTCATCCTGAATGTTCATTCTGCTAAGCCCGTCCCGGGTGCCGATCCAGAGGATGCTGTCACTTTCCAGATATAGGGTGCGGATGTAGTTGCTGAGAAGAGAATGCCGTTTATCAGGACCTGCTTGGAACTGTTTCACCAGGCCGGTTTCCGGATCCAGGTAATTGAGGCCTTTCGACCAGGTCCCGATCCAGACTTTGTTGGACGGATCTACTTGCAGGCCCCAAATTCGATTTTCGCTAATGGTTCTACCTGGGGGAGATTGGGGAGTATAGAGGAAATGCTCAAATTGAAGGGAGAGCGGGTCCATTCTGAAAAGTCCCTTTCGAGAAGTGGAAATCCATATTTTCCCTTTCAAGTCTTTCGTTAGCTGTATGATCTCGTTATCATTGAATTCCTTGGGCACGCCGCTGAGTGTTTGAATATTTTGTATCCTTTGTAACTTCCCATCCTGGCCTAAAGTGCATTTGTCAAGACCGGATGTGAGCGTCCCCAACCATAAATTACCCTGATCGTCTTTAACGAGACTACGGATCTGGCCGGAAGATATAGAAGATGGGTCTTCCGGATCATGTTGATAAAAATTCATGAAATCAGTGCGTCTCCAACCAACTGAGATTCCTCCTCCATAAGTTCCGATCCAAATATTACCTTGCTGGTCCAATAAGAGTTTATTGATTGGAAAGGAGGAAAGCGCCTGCTTGTCAAACGTTTTTTGATCTAGATAAGTCGTTGCTCCGGAAACCAGATCTATCCATTTCATACTTTCTGGTGAGGCCACTAATAAACGACGGTCTTCATCCATCTGGAATCTCAAAACCACTTCGTTTAATGAGCGAGGCTTGACGGAAAGCCCTGCAAAGTATGCTTCGAATGGCTGAATACCAGAATCTGTTTCTCCAATATTGAAAAAATAGGCATTCTCCCTTCTATGGAGGAATATGGTGCCTCTGTTATCCCACAGATCACCTCTTTCATGTCCTTCCAAAGAAATGCCTTCAAAGCTCGGGATCAGAAAATGGTCAATTTTTCCGGAGGGAATATGCAGCCGGTCAATTCCCGCCTCGGTGCTGACCCACATATACTCTTTTTCAATATGGATAATCTCTAAGATACCAACTTGTTGATTAAAAAAGGAGGCGTTCGTTTGGTATGCAAATGGAACGGCAAAAGTAGAATTTGCAGTCTGATCTTCATTGAGCCTGAACAGGCCGTGACTGTCCGTTGATATCCAGATGTTGTTCCATTCATCTTCATATACTGCATTGATCCGGACGGTTATTTCCTTTCCTTCCTGGTCCAGGATAGGGATGCGTTTAAATTTACCGGTGTTCTTGATAAGTAGATTGAGGCCATTAAACGTACCTACCCATAGCCGTTGCCGGCTGTCTTCAAATAAAGCATAGATAAAATTCCCACTTAAGCTCTCCGGATCTTGGGGATCAAACCGAAAGTTCAAAAAATGTTGGCCATCATATCGGTTGAGGCCGTTTTCAGTGCCAATCCACAGGAATCCCTGATCATCCTGGATCATAGAGAGAATGACATTACTTGCCAGGCCATCCTGGTAGGAAATACGCGTGAAGTTGAAGTTTTCCTGGGCAGTTACATCGTAGGGCACGACCCATAGCGACCAGGCAATGAGCATTATGCTAACCTTGAGAGAGTGAAAAAAAAACCGAGGTCTTTCAGCTGCTCCGGATTGGGGATACATTACTTGCTATCATTACTTATTAAAAGTTCACCTTCCCTTTGCACGAAAGGGCTCTACAAGTTACAAATATACAGAAATTCCCTGGTAGAGAAAGCAGGAAGCAGCATTTTGCCGGGAATCAGGCCCCTCCCAGTTCAAATCATAAAGGACTGATAGCTGTTATTGTCTGTAATCATCACGAAATAATAGATGTGCAGGGACTATAATGATCTTCCCATCGGGAGAAAGGCCCCTCCTACGGATACTGCTGTCCACTATTGAAGGTGTCCACTACAATGCCGTCTGAGCCAAAGGATGTGCTAGGCGAGCCATCCGGAATGAAATATAGTGATAAATTGAGCCCCGACTCGCAAGAATCAGGGGCTCAAAAGGGTGGATTGAATACCTCTTCCCTTATTCCTGGATCAGGAACTGCTGCGCCTGAGATCCATTGCAATCCTGGATATCGATATTCGACCGCTTACCGTATACGCCGTCGGTGTTTTTCTCGATCTGCATGCACTTGTCCGGGTTGACCACCGAGCGGATTGATTGGGTCATCCCGTCGTAGAGCCATTTTTGGGCGTTGGTACCGTTGCAGTTGTACAACTGGACGTTATTGCTCTGGCTGAGGTCGATGCACAGATCGCGATATTCGCGCATTTTGATGCTAAGGCCGTCAAAATACCAGACCTCGGCGTAAAGGGTCGGATCTTTGGTCCAGAGCTGGATATTGGAACCCGATTCATTGGCGGTATGGGAGTGTATGGCGAAGCCCGGCGCTGATACCGGAATAATATACCTGGCAGTAAGGGGATTACTTACAGTTGTTGCTCCTGCTATCTCCCATTTCTGGTTATTATTCGTGTACTGGCAATCCCACAACTGGAGGTTGACATTGGCGGTCGATGCACTTCCATTGGCCGCATCAAAGCATTTGTCACAATTCAGGGTGGAGTGGATCGTTTTGTAGAGGCCATTGTACACCCAGCGTTGGGCTTCGGTATTGTTGCAATCCCAGAGTTGAATATTAGTGCCATTTCCTGTGTTGCTATGATCCAGGTCCAGGCATTTGTTGAAATCCAACATCGAATGAATTGTCCGATCCTCCGTATTCAAATACCACTTTTGATTGGCGTTTCCAGTACAGTTAAATGACAGGATATTCGTGCCGTTGCTGGTATTGCTACCGGTGTCATCAATGCATTTTCCGGTATTGTAAGCAAATTTAATGCTTTTTGATTGTAGCAAACCATAAACAATATAGCCATTAGAGGGACTGCCTGTAGTGCCTGCACCAACAATTGATTTTCGTTCTATATTGATACTGGAGGTTACATGACTTCCGCCACCGCCGCCACCGCCGGCTTTGCCAACATCATTATATCCTCCTCCTCCTCCTCCGCTGTAACCGCCACCGCCGCCACCGGCCGTATTACCTGAACCGCCACCGCCGAATCCAAATCCACCCCAACAAATGCATTCACAACCAAGGCCTCCGGTTGGCCAGCCCTTCTCTGCTCCAGCGGGGTTGTCATAACCCTCATTGCAGGATGCGTTACCAAATAATACATTTTTATCCATGGATGCGCCTCCGCTGGCATCGTCGGTTGATTGACCCGGGAGGTTTTTACCTCCGCCATTATTTAGATCGGCTCCATCTGCAGAAGTTCCAGAGTAGCCTGTTTCATTGGCAGATCCTGGCCGGCCCGGTTGATTTTGTCCACCACCACCACCGCCACCGGCGACCATCAGAACGATGCTTTCATTGTCCCAGCTGGTTTTCCCTGCAGGCAGGAGTACAACAGCACTTCCCCCGCCGCCGCCGCCGGCAGATCCTCTGCCAAGGCTCCCGGTGGTTCCGTAATGGCTTCTGCCATGTTGTCCCTGGATCATCCGGAGTGTGGAACCCGGAGGAATCTGGTTGGTTCCGGTGCCAATTTCGAACATACCCTTCGTCACAGCACCTATACCACCGTTGTGGCTCAGATTGTATCCGCCATCTCCACCCTTTACTTCCAGGTACAGGTAGGAAGCCTCTGTTGTGGAAGGGATGGTTACTTCCTGATAGTGTCCGCTTGTAACGTATTCATAAGGATAACCCGGGTTATAGGTGTACAAATAATTTTCAAGGTTGATTGGACTCTGTGCTGTTACCGTGTGTATACTCAGGTAAACGATTGCCAACATGAAGGCCCCAAATTTTTTAAGCATGGAACTGAACTTATTTTGATGTTTCATGATATCTGTTTTTTAAGATAAAAGATTTGCCTATGATGGTCAGGCGTGATTTGCAGTAGCAAAGTTCGGCTCCTATTAAAGGAAGATCTTTTACTATTGTCTTGATTTATCGGACTATTGTTTAGGAAGGATATCTGGCAAAACATGCTCCGGCACCAGAGTTGAGTCCGGTGGCGGAGCATGTTCAAGAGGATAAGGAAATACGCACTTCCTTACTCCTGGATCAGAAACTGCTGGGCAGCCGACCCATTGCAGTCGTGAATCTCCACATTCGACCGCTTGCCGTACGCGCCATCCGTGTTTTTCTCGATCTGCATGCACTTATCCGGGTTGACCACCGAGCGGATCGATCGATTCATGCCGTCGTAGAGCCATTTTTGGGCGTTGGTGCCGTTGCAGTCGTACAATTGGATGTTATTGCTCTGGCTGAGGTCGATGCACAGGTTCTGGTGATCGCGCATCTTGATGGCCAGGCCGTCGAAGTACCACTGTTCGGCCGTGTTGATGTTGTCTTTGGTCCACAACTGGATGTTGGAGCCCGATTCGGCGCCGGTATGGGAGTGGACGGCAAAACCGGTAGCTGAAACTGGAACGATGTGTTTCATGTTTGACAAATTGCTCACGGCCGTAGCGCCGTCGATCTCCCACTTTTGGTTTTTACTTGTGTAGTTGCAATCCCACAACTGTAGGTTTACATTCAAGTTGATCGCTTTGCTGGCATCTTTTGCATCAAAACATTTGTCCGAATTCACCCCAGAGTGGATCGTTTTGTAGAGACCATTGTACACCCATTTTTGGGCGCTGCTTCCATTACAATCATACAACTGGATGTTAGTGCCATTGTTCGTATTGCTATTGTCCAGGTCCAGGCATTTAGCCGTATTCAACTTCGAGCTGATGGTACGATCTTCCGCGTTTAGGTACCACTGTTGATTAGGGTTGCCCGTACAAGTGTAGGTTTGAATGTTAGTGCCGTTGCTGGTGCTGCTCCCGTAGTCGTCAATACACTTATTGGTGTTATAGGTGAAGCGGATAATACTCAGGGGCGAATCGGCTAATTCTAAAAAAGCAGAACCGTTCTCCGGGCTTGTGGTGGTACCCCGTTCAATGGGCGCTGCCAAGATGGTTTGCATGGACGTATTCAGATAGCTGGTTCCTCCGGTAGCTGAAGCGCCATCAGCATCTCCAGCGTCTCCACCGGTGTAGCCACCGCCGCCTCCGGGGTAAGCTGAAGTAGCATCCCCGTCGCCACCGGCGCCAAAACCCCAACCGCCCTGTGGGCCGGTATTAACACAATCTCCTCCGATCGGCTCCCCCGAATCCGGCCCTCCCGACCATCCGGCTTTGGCATGTTCACCGTACTTGTATTTGAGCGTTGAACTGTTCGCTCCACTTCCGGGCACGAAATATTCATCATCACCATAAGCGCCGGCTCCTCCACCTACCGTTGCGTAAGAGTTACCGCCTTTTCCATCTCCTTCCTCTCCTTCTATATAGGCGGGACTTGGTTCGCCCGTATTCCTGCCCATTATTAAGTCATGGGCACCTCCACCGCCACCACCGGCGACCATCAGCAGGGTCCACTTTTGAGTGCCCGCTTCTTTATAGGCAATACCTGTGCCGCCGCCGCCACCGGCCCCGGTGTTTCCGGCGGTCAGTCTGGATTCGCCGCTTTCTCCTACAATAAATCGCAGCGTAGAACCCGGCTTCAGGTTATTGGGTTCATTTCCTATTTTGAAATATGCTTTTAGTAAGCCCCCTCTGCCGCCGCCGACTTGAAAATCTGTAAGAAGATTCTTAAAATGGATCCTTCCGCCATCCCCGCCAACGGCAGTCAATAAGATGTATTGCTTGTCCGTTTGAGGAATGACGTAATCGTGGTATTGGCCATCGTATTGGAAGGTAGTCTGCTGTCCAAACAACTGAACGGTGCTCCCATAACAGAACAGCACCAGGATGGATACTATTCTGGAAAAGCGTTTGAAGAAATTATTTTTGTCTTTCATGATTTTTAGCTTTTTATGATAAAATCAATTTAACACAAAGTTGCAGCCTCGGGGAAAATGGAACTTTCCATATTGTCTTGATTTCTTGGACTATTGTTTTGAAAGAAAGGCCTGGTTAAAAAATGCTCCGGCACAGGGTTGATTCCTGTACCGGAGCATGATCAAAAGCGTGGAGAAAATCTTCTTCCCTTACTCCTGGATCAAAAACTGCTGCGCAGCCGAGCTATTGCAATCGTAAATATTTACATTCGACCGCTTGCCGTACACGCCGTCGGTGTTTTTCTCGATCTGCATACACTTATCCGGGTTGACCACCGAACGAATGGATTTCGTCATCCCGTCGTAAATCCACTTCTGGGCATTGGAGCCGTTGCAGTTGTACAACTGGATGTTGTTGCCATTGGAGGTGTTGCTTTGGCTCAGATCGACACACAGGTTTTGGTTATTGCGCATTTTTATGGCCAAGCCATCGAAATACCATTGTTCCGCTGTGTTTGCATCGTCTTTGGTCCACAGCTGGATATTGGATCCTGATTCTGCACCGGTATGAGAGTGCACTGCAAAATCTGGGGCATAAACCGGAATAATAAACCTGACATTCGCCGGATTGCTCACTGTACTTGCACCCTCAATTAACCACTTTTGGTTGTAATTTGAATATTGGCAATCCCATAACTGGACGTTGACATTGGAGCTCGTTGCTGTACCATTGGCCGCGTCAAGGCATTTGTCAAAATTTTCCGACGAATGGATCGTTTTATAAAGGCCATTGTACACCCAGTTCTGGGCTTCGGTACCATTGCAGTCATACAATTGAATATTGCTGCCATTACTGGTATTGCTGTTGCTCAGATCCAGACATTTGTTATAGTTCAACTTGGAGTGAATCGTACGATCTGTAGGGTGTATGAGCCACATCTGATTTATATTATCAGTACAAGAGTATGTCTGAATATTGGTACCGTTATCGGTACCGCTTTTATAGTCATCAAGACACTTGTTTGTGTTGTAGGCAAACCTGATCTCCTCTTCATAGGTGTACATCGCAAAGCCATTCTGAGGAGAACCGGTCGTGCCGTTGGAATAGGCTTTTGCGCCGGCGATGTAAGTAATATTGGCCCAGCTGCCACCTCCGTTATCATAAACAGGATTACCGCCGGAAATGCCAATATAACCGCCATAATGGCCACCACCGCCACCACCATAATACTTTTTCCCGTTCCCATCGGAATCATGGGTAGAAGCCCCGCTGCCGAATCCGGCGCCTCCTTTCGCGCTACAGCCAGATCCGACGGCAACCTGCTCGGGCGATCCATTATACATCCCGGCCTGTCCACCACATGGATCGTCGCTACTGGTATGTGTGCCACCGCCTTGTAAGCCCCAAGGGAGGTAGCTGGGTGTCTTTTCCATATTGTTGATGCTCGTTTTACCCGGGCCGCCATCCTCCCCACTTGAATTCCATCCTCCCAGATCTATGGTAGCCCCTCCGCCACCGGCAGCGACGGCAATGGTGGTCCACGTGGAGGTTCCAGGTGCTTTAAAAACGAGGCCGGAAGCGCCGCCGCCACCACTACCACGTATTTCCGTACTCTCACCCGCAGCGCCGGCAATGAAGCGGAGGGTACTACCCGGAGGGATCATACCCGAACCGGTACCGATGTTGAGCCATCCCGTTACCGTAGCCCCGCGGCCGCCATTTCCAATACTGTTTTTTCCACCATCGCCGCCCTGGAGCACGATGTACATATTTTCGTGGTCGCTGGTCACTACCATATCCTTGGTTCCGGAGTGGATAATATCCTGGGCGCCCAGTTCTGCAACGGTCATCCCCAGGAAGATCATCATTAATGAAAGGGTCCAAATGCCTTTGCCTGATATTTTGGTTTGCTTTTTCATGTTCGAATGGTTTATTTTTTGTGGTTGAATTGTCACTTCTTTCAACAAAGTTATCCGGTCCGGGAGCAGGCGTTTGGGACCATTGTCTTGATTACTTGGACTATTGTTCAAAAAATAGAACCAATCAAAAAAGAAGCCCCGGTATGGGACTTAATTCCGTACCGGGGCTTACAAAAGACTCAAGGTTACCCGCTCCCTTACCCTTACTTCTGGATCAAAAACTGCTGCGCATCCGAGCCATTGCAATCGTAAATATTTACATTCGACCGCTTGCCGTACACGCCGTCGGTGTTCTTTTCGATCTGCATGCACTTACCCGGGTTGACCACCGAACGGATCGATTTTGTCAACCCGTCGTAAAGCCATTTTTGAGCATCGGCGCCGTTGCAACCCCACAACTGGATGTTGTTGCCATTATCGGTGTTGCTATCACGGAGATCAATGCACAGATTATGGTTACTGCGCATCTTGATGATCAGGCCGGCGAAATCCCATTGTTCGGCCATATTGATATCGTCCTTCGTCCACAGCTGGATATTGGAGCCATATTGTTCACCGGTGTGCGAGTGCACCGCAAAGCCGGGCGCCAAAACCGGGACGATGTGCCTGACCGCTGCCGGGTCGCTCACCGTGGTGGCGCCCTCGATCGTCCACTTCATGTTGTTACTGGTATAGTTGCAATCCCACAATTGGAGATTGACATTCGAATTCGGATACGCACTTCCGTTGGTGGCATCAAAGCATTTGTTTGAATTCACCCCTGAATGCATCGTTTTGTAGAGGCCGTTATACACCCATTTCTGAGCATCGTTCCCGTTGCATCCCCACAGCCTGATATTGGTGCCATTTGCGGTTTTCATATTGTCAAGGTCAATACATTTATCGTAATCCAACATCGAATGGATTGTCCGATCCGCCGTATTCAAGTACCATTGTTGATTGGAATTTCCGGTACAGGTATACGTTTGAATGTTAGTACCATTATCTATATTGCTACGATAGTCGTCAATGCACTTATTTGAATTATACGTAAAGTGAAGGGTTGTCACCTCAGGCGCATTATCTGTAAGTTGAAAGACGACGTAGCCGTCCATCGGATTATGTGTTTTTGGAAGGATGGTGATGTCGCTAAAAAATAACCACAGACTATTATAATAACTACCACCACCGCCAGAACTCATGAGCACGCTTCCTCTACCTCCACCGGAATATCCGCCACCGCCGCCGCCGGCGGAGTCGTTATAGTGCCCGCCAAAGCCACAACCAAAGCCAGAATGAACAGTTGATGCATAATAATCGCCCGAGGAGGTCCATTCGTCCTGAGATCCAATTGGCACTCCGTTTTTCAAGGCATTATTCACCCCTCCTCCTCCTCCATTATCGGCGTCACTTCCGTTTCTTCCGCCATCCTTATACCCATTCGAACCCCAGGTTTTAGAAGATGCCGATTGACCTTCGCTTTGGATCGAACAGCAGTCTTGATAGGCTCCGCCGCCGCCGCCTGCAACCGCTATGGTTTCCCAGGAACTTTCATTAGGTTTTTTAATAAACAAGCCTGTTCCGCCGCCGCCGTCAACTCCTTCAGTCAAAAATGAATCATCAGTGGTACCCCTTAATCCTATGATCATACGAACTGTTGATCCTGGCGGAACTTCATTTTCACCAGTTCCAATTTTCAAATAACCTTTGATAAGGGCGCCGCCGCCGCCTTTGGTCTTAAAAGGGGTGATAAGTGCGGTGTTTATTCTATTTCCACCATCTGCTCCCCTGACTTCAAGGCGCAGGTGGTCGTAATTTACATTGGTCGGAACAGTCAGGTCAACATAGGACCCGGTATAAGTGACCTTGTAGTTATGATCGTTATTCCACATCTGTAGTGAGCGTTCACCTCTTTTGGCCTCTTCTACAGCAGCTACCGAGTAATGGTTCTCCATGTAACTCCAATAATCATATTGAGCGTTTAGCAGGGCAGGCCCGAAAAGAGTGGTCATGAGCAAAAGCAAATAGATTTTGGTCTGTTTTGACTTACTATCCTTTTCCATTGTTAATTTTTTTATTTTCGGAAATTGAAACATTTTAACCTTGACCATACAAAGATGCCGGCTGTGGCGAAGCTAATTCAGGACTATTGTTTCGATTTCTTGGGCCATTGTTTTGAAAGGAAGGCATTACAAAAAATGCTCCGGCGCGGGACTGAAACCTGCACCGGAGCATGGTAAGGGAAAGAAGAATGATGCGCTCTTTACGACTGGAAAAGTAACAAGTGTTCGTCCGAACCCTTGCAATCTTTGCTGAATATAGCCATACCTGCAAAGGACCTTACTTACGAACGAGTTCAAAACGCATGGCCAGCAACTTGACGCTCCCGACATTATACGCATAGCCCTGGATCTTATTCTGCCCTTTGAGTTCGAATTTGAAATTGATCTGGGCCGTCTGATTGGCTTCATCGGCCGGTTCACTGAGCATCCCGGCCTTGCCGTCGAAGAATCCGAGCAGGGCTTCCTGGCCCTCGAATACCTTAGTGCCCGACTCATCGAAGACGGCCCAATTATTGACTCCGGTGACGAGGCCGTCGGGACGCTGCTCCAAGGTCCACTCCAGGGTAGCAGTTCGCTCCAGGATCTGTATCCCATTATTGGCAACGGTCTCTCCCTGTGGATGCACTTCTGTGTGCTCTACCAGATACACGACCGGTTTTTCTGTTACCCAGGTTCCGGAGAGGCTCTTATTTCCCTGAGCATAAGCAGGCTGTATGCAGAGGAAGAAAACAACCGACAGTACAGATGGTAATACATAGTCTCTCATAATCAAAAATTAAATGGTGAACGAAAAGTTATCGGTGACCTGTTCCGCCACCGGGCGTGAGTCCGGTGGCGGAACAGATTCAAAAGGATAAGGAAATGAATTTTGTTACTCCTGGATCAAAAACTGCTGTTCCTGCGAGCCATTGCAATCGTAAATGCTTACATTCGACCGCTTACCGTACGCGCCATCCGTGTTTTTATCGATCTGCATGCATTTATCCGGGTTGACCACCGAGCGGATCGATCGATTCATCCCGTCGTAGAGCCATTTCTGGGCATTGGTGCCGTTGCAGTCGTACAACTGAATGTTATTGCTCTGGCTGAGGTCGATGCACAGGTTCTGGTGATCGCGCATCTTGATGGCCAGGCCGTCGAAGTACCACTGTTCGGCCGTGTTGATGTTGTCTTTGGTCCACAACTGGATGTTGGAGCCCGATTCGGCGCCGGTATGGGAGTGGACGGCAAAGCTGGTAGCTAGGACCGGAAGGATGTGCTTCATGTTGGACAGATCGCTCACCGTCACAGCGCCATCGATTTTCCACTTTTGGTTGATATTTGAATAGTTACAATCCCACAACTGGAGGTTGACAGAAGGCATTATACTTCCGTCAGGGGCATAAAAGCATTTGTCCGAATTCACGCCCGAGTGCATCGTTTTGTAGAGGCCGTTGTACACCCAGTGCTGGGCATTAGCCCCGTTGCAATCATACAATTGGATATTGGCGCCATTTGCCGTGTTGCTATTATCCAGATCCAGGCATTTATTGAAATCCAACGCGGAACGGATAGTGCGATCTGTTGG from Saprospiraceae bacterium encodes:
- a CDS encoding two-component regulator propeller domain-containing protein, producing the protein MLIAWSLWVVPYDVTAQENFNFTRISYQDGLASNVILSMIQDDQGFLWIGTENGLNRYDGQHFLNFRFDPQDPESLSGNFIYALFEDSRQRLWVGTFNGLNLLIKNTGKFKRIPILDQEGKEITVRINAVYEDEWNNIWISTDSHGLFRLNEDQTANSTFAVPFAYQTNASFFNQQVGILEIIHIEKEYMWVSTEAGIDRLHIPSGKIDHFLIPSFEGISLEGHERGDLWDNRGTIFLHRRENAYFFNIGETDSGIQPFEAYFAGLSVKPRSLNEVVLRFQMDEDRRLLVASPESMKWIDLVSGATTYLDQKTFDKQALSSFPINKLLLDQQGNIWIGTYGGGISVGWRRTDFMNFYQHDPEDPSSISSGQIRSLVKDDQGNLWLGTLTSGLDKCTLGQDGKLQRIQNIQTLSGVPKEFNDNEIIQLTKDLKGKIWISTSRKGLFRMDPLSLQFEHFLYTPQSPPGRTISENRIWGLQVDPSNKVWIGTWSKGLNYLDPETGLVKQFQAGPDKRHSLLSNYIRTLYLESDSILWIGTRDGLSRMNIQDETFTHFFHVPADPTSLSNNLIWSIFEDRQKALWIGTSVGLNKFNRQTGQFERFFENDGLPNNSIFAILEDRQGTLWISTQDGLATKLPDQTKTVFQPIISSDGLQSSGFLPKAHFLDRQTGVLLFGTVEGVVAIKPQGAQQNDSPFNPHIHTVSTFNISNSENRTNEHYYLEEKETPLKLTHQDRIIEITFSDLSWDFGTRYKYEYRLSDFSNQWIEIGREKIMTFTNLAPGTYTLSVRRKSLDQRTSPEMKLVSLRVFPPWWKTWWAYTSYLILMAGLIYSWYRYQLQRQLQKQETENLRALDAFKNELYTNITHEFRTPLTVISGMADQIVEPIKTKELIKRNSLNLLNLVNQILDLRKLESGKLKLELVQGDMVQYLRFIMASYEMMAEMKGVNLHFIPKERELFMDFDQEKFLRIISNLLSNAIKFTPENGQVYLILEKRTIERETGQMAEVLYLNVTDTGAGIPKEKQAYIFDRFYQVEEDSDTKTKKYQYRGPGSNISRTGSGIGLALTKDLITLMGGSISLESAPGQGSSFTVQLPISQEAMKVEVEQQTVEALSTLEFGQEGIKNETGALLSKAASVEKGTELSLLIIEDNRDVQQYLITLLEPKYTLYLADNGREGIEMAFEHMPDLIISDVMMPEKDGFEVCDTLKKDDRTSHIPIVLLTAKASVESRIQGLERGADAYLAKPFNEKELFIRLEKLAELRRLLQQRYQHIRLPAETIQSPATATNFAKEDAFMAKLQKIVETHLDNTDFGPTQLCEAMGMSRSHLHLKIKALTNRSTSIFIRTIRLHKAKELLQAGKLNVTQVAFEVGFNDLSYFSRKFTEEFGVNPQKVVPS
- a CDS encoding ricin-type beta-trefoil lectin domain protein — its product is MKHQNKFSSMLKKFGAFMLAIVYLSIHTVTAQSPINLENYLYTYNPGYPYEYVTSGHYQEVTIPSTTEASYLYLEVKGGDGGYNLSHNGGIGAVTKGMFEIGTGTNQIPPGSTLRMIQGQHGRSHYGTTGSLGRGSAGGGGGGSAVVLLPAGKTSWDNESIVLMVAGGGGGGGQNQPGRPGSANETGYSGTSADGADLNNGGGKNLPGQSTDDASGGASMDKNVLFGNASCNEGYDNPAGAEKGWPTGGLGCECICWGGFGFGGGGSGNTAGGGGGGYSGGGGGGYNDVGKAGGGGGGGSHVTSSINIERKSIVGAGTTGSPSNGYIVYGLLQSKSIKFAYNTGKCIDDTGSNTSNGTNILSFNCTGNANQKWYLNTEDRTIHSMLDFNKCLDLDHSNTGNGTNIQLWDCNNTEAQRWVYNGLYKTIHSTLNCDKCFDAANGSASTANVNLQLWDCQYTNNNQKWEIAGATTVSNPLTARYIIPVSAPGFAIHSHTANESGSNIQLWTKDPTLYAEVWYFDGLSIKMREYRDLCIDLSQSNNVQLYNCNGTNAQKWLYDGMTQSIRSVVNPDKCMQIEKNTDGVYGKRSNIDIQDCNGSQAQQFLIQE
- a CDS encoding ricin-type beta-trefoil lectin domain protein; translation: MKDKNNFFKRFSRIVSILVLFCYGSTVQLFGQQTTFQYDGQYHDYVIPQTDKQYILLTAVGGDGGRIHFKNLLTDFQVGGGRGGLLKAYFKIGNEPNNLKPGSTLRFIVGESGESRLTAGNTGAGGGGGTGIAYKEAGTQKWTLLMVAGGGGGGAHDLIMGRNTGEPSPAYIEGEEGDGKGGNSYATVGGGAGAYGDDEYFVPGSGANSSTLKYKYGEHAKAGWSGGPDSGEPIGGDCVNTGPQGGWGFGAGGDGDATSAYPGGGGGYTGGDAGDADGASATGGTSYLNTSMQTILAAPIERGTTTSPENGSAFLELADSPLSIIRFTYNTNKCIDDYGSSTSNGTNIQTYTCTGNPNQQWYLNAEDRTISSKLNTAKCLDLDNSNTNNGTNIQLYDCNGSSAQKWVYNGLYKTIHSGVNSDKCFDAKDASKAINLNVNLQLWDCNYTSKNQKWEIDGATAVSNLSNMKHIVPVSATGFAVHSHTGAESGSNIQLWTKDNINTAEQWYFDGLAIKMRDHQNLCIDLSQSNNIQLYDCNGTNAQKWLYDGMNRSIRSVVNPDKCMQIEKNTDGAYGKRSNVEIHDCNGSAAQQFLIQE